Proteins co-encoded in one Candidatus Brocadia sp. genomic window:
- a CDS encoding ABC transporter permease, whose product MSKHSNLLLLATENLLRHRTKTIVVCLCIIAILTPFITAIAISEGVRAQSLISVNAGADLYLTFDEFGRNSAIPLKYLDEIKKIFGVTKVIPRIIGRGFLQNKLTVIVGLNKEDIPESISCVSGRIFENANEVVVGHELARHFQLNIGDQFSMRCQQRKTFTVVGFFSSDSSIWGASMIFMSFNDAGELFGKQGVATDIQIHSLPGHNSEIATDLYDIFQNEAYRLQDKHMIELYFKKGFMLKEGIFSALYIVAFALGVPAILVASGFGLSERKKEIGIMKATGWHTLEVLELISFEQLLISLLGATIAIVLSILWVKGFNGAFIAQFFIAEVTMLPKFTLPAQFLPLPCLLSFFFAFLLTMVGSVYSSWRASTVSPVVSMQ is encoded by the coding sequence ATGAGCAAACATAGTAATTTACTTCTTCTGGCAACTGAAAATTTGTTGCGTCACAGGACAAAGACTATTGTCGTCTGCCTTTGTATTATTGCCATCCTTACACCGTTTATTACTGCTATTGCCATTTCGGAGGGGGTACGTGCTCAATCACTCATCTCCGTAAATGCCGGTGCGGATCTCTATCTGACATTTGATGAATTTGGCCGAAATTCAGCCATTCCATTAAAATATCTGGACGAGATTAAAAAAATCTTTGGGGTAACAAAGGTGATACCCCGAATTATTGGTAGGGGGTTTTTGCAAAATAAACTGACGGTCATCGTTGGTCTTAATAAAGAAGATATCCCTGAGTCCATATCCTGTGTTTCAGGCAGGATTTTTGAAAATGCGAATGAGGTGGTTGTGGGCCATGAACTGGCGAGGCATTTCCAGCTTAATATCGGTGACCAGTTTAGCATGCGCTGCCAGCAACGGAAGACCTTTACTGTTGTAGGTTTCTTTTCTTCAGACTCCAGTATCTGGGGGGCATCTATGATATTCATGTCGTTCAATGATGCGGGAGAACTGTTTGGCAAACAGGGTGTCGCTACCGATATACAAATTCACAGCCTGCCGGGGCATAATTCAGAAATTGCTACAGATTTGTATGACATCTTTCAGAATGAAGCCTACCGGCTACAAGATAAACATATGATAGAACTGTATTTTAAAAAGGGGTTTATGCTCAAGGAAGGTATCTTTAGTGCGTTATATATCGTTGCCTTTGCATTAGGAGTTCCAGCTATCCTGGTTGCGTCTGGTTTTGGGTTATCTGAGCGAAAAAAGGAAATCGGTATTATGAAGGCTACGGGGTGGCATACCCTGGAGGTATTAGAACTCATTTCCTTTGAACAGTTACTCATCAGTTTGTTGGGGGCTACCATTGCCATAGTGCTATCCATCCTTTGGGTCAAGGGTTTTAATGGTGCTTTTATTGCACAATTTTTTATTGCGGAGGTGACCATGTTGCCCAAATTTACTCTCCCTGCACAGTTTCTCCCCTTACCGTGCCTCCTGAGTTTTTTCTTCGCCTTTCTCCTGACTATGGTTGGCAGTGTCTATTCTTCATGGAGGGCATCAACGGTATCACCGGTTGTGTCGATGCAATGA
- a CDS encoding phosphate ABC transporter substrate-binding protein: MKGLIRGLLFISILFLSHALVSAQEKEPVGAVEEELEGTVTLSGAWAIYPTAVAWGNAFQALHPRVKVDVSAGGAGKGASDAIAGLVDIGMVSRDPDPAEIKKGIVPIYILHDAVFPVVSEKNPALGGLLKKGVKKQTLIELYIKGIIESWDVVVGNKVGKPVHVYTRSDSCGAAASWAKYLGNKKQEDLKGVGIYGDPGVIEAAKKDPVGIGYGNFSFVFTREGKVLKGIKLIPIDSNENGIADPDEIYESREAAIKAIRSGRYPATRKNYFFVKGKPQGIVKEFIKFALSDEGAKIVDEAGTSLPVLKAEREKLLKSLE; this comes from the coding sequence ATGAAGGGATTAATTCGTGGTTTGTTGTTCATCAGTATTTTGTTCTTGAGCCATGCTCTGGTATCGGCTCAGGAAAAAGAACCTGTGGGCGCTGTGGAGGAAGAACTCGAAGGCACAGTAACCCTGTCAGGCGCATGGGCAATTTATCCAACAGCAGTAGCGTGGGGTAATGCATTCCAGGCATTGCATCCCAGGGTAAAAGTCGATGTGTCTGCCGGCGGGGCAGGCAAAGGCGCATCTGATGCCATTGCGGGCCTTGTGGATATCGGGATGGTCTCACGGGACCCCGACCCCGCCGAGATTAAAAAGGGTATCGTCCCCATATACATCCTGCATGATGCGGTATTTCCTGTAGTAAGCGAGAAAAATCCGGCGCTTGGTGGCCTTTTAAAGAAAGGCGTAAAGAAGCAAACTTTGATTGAGCTTTATATTAAGGGAATTATAGAGAGTTGGGATGTGGTAGTGGGCAACAAAGTAGGCAAACCCGTACATGTTTATACACGATCCGATTCTTGCGGAGCTGCTGCCAGTTGGGCAAAATACCTTGGCAACAAAAAGCAGGAAGACTTAAAAGGCGTTGGTATCTATGGTGATCCGGGGGTCATTGAGGCTGCAAAAAAAGACCCCGTTGGTATTGGCTATGGGAACTTCAGTTTCGTCTTTACGCGCGAAGGCAAAGTATTAAAAGGGATAAAATTGATCCCCATAGACTCTAATGAAAACGGTATTGCTGACCCCGATGAGATCTACGAAAGCCGGGAGGCAGCGATTAAGGCCATACGGTCCGGCAGATACCCTGCCACACGAAAGAATTACTTCTTTGTTAAGGGTAAGCCTCAAGGCATAGTGAAAGAATTTATCAAATTTGCCCTTTCCGATGAAGGCGCAAAGATTGTTGATGAGGCGGGAACAAGCCTCCCTGTACTCAAGGCAGAAAGGGAGAAGCTGTTAAAAAGTTTAGAGTAA
- the pstB gene encoding phosphate ABC transporter ATP-binding protein → MENKTHISVKNLSVFYGETQVLNNISIDIPDKKITAIIGPSGCGKTTLLKSLNRIIDLQDEIRVSGQVLVDGEDIYDPRVEITHLRKKMGLLLQRPQILPMSIYENVAYGPRIHGVRNKKKLDGIVQCYLKVSSLWNEVKDRLHGSATRLSIGQQQRLCLARGLAVEPEVILGDEPTSALDPLSAERIEQRFLELKNQYTIVLVTHNLRQAERLADYVIFLYLGNLIEHGPTVQVLKNPKYVKTQNYINGEFIEELTIDKELNLKATVCPDNFVKAKLALEELKHGQVLKVVVDYEVAVNEVPKAMEFEGHKILEVKRINQTDWEIFIQKREGIYTI, encoded by the coding sequence ATGGAAAATAAGACTCATATAAGCGTTAAAAACCTGAGTGTCTTTTACGGAGAGACTCAAGTATTGAATAATATTAGTATTGATATCCCTGATAAAAAAATTACGGCTATCATTGGGCCTTCGGGCTGCGGTAAGACGACTTTATTAAAGTCGTTAAATAGAATAATTGACCTGCAAGATGAAATTCGGGTTAGTGGCCAAGTATTAGTCGACGGTGAAGATATTTATGATCCCAGGGTTGAAATTACGCACCTGAGAAAAAAGATGGGGCTGCTTTTACAGAGACCACAGATTTTGCCGATGTCTATTTATGAAAATGTTGCTTATGGCCCAAGGATACACGGTGTAAGGAATAAGAAGAAATTGGATGGTATTGTTCAATGCTATCTAAAAGTGTCAAGCCTTTGGAATGAAGTAAAAGACCGACTGCACGGCTCTGCCACAAGACTATCCATTGGTCAACAGCAAAGACTTTGCCTGGCAAGGGGTTTGGCCGTTGAGCCCGAGGTCATTTTAGGAGACGAGCCCACTTCGGCCCTAGACCCTCTTTCCGCCGAACGCATCGAACAACGATTCCTGGAACTCAAAAACCAATATACGATTGTACTCGTCACCCATAACTTAAGACAAGCGGAAAGACTCGCCGACTATGTTATCTTTCTATATTTAGGCAATCTCATTGAACATGGTCCAACTGTGCAAGTTCTTAAGAACCCAAAATATGTAAAAACTCAAAACTACATTAACGGAGAATTTATTGAAGAACTTACCATTGATAAAGAATTGAATTTAAAGGCGACCGTCTGTCCTGATAATTTTGTAAAGGCAAAACTCGCTTTAGAGGAGTTGAAACACGGTCAGGTTTTGAAGGTCGTAGTTGATTACGAAGTAGCCGTAAACGAGGTGCCAAAAGCCATGGAATTCGAAGGGCACAAGATTCTTGAAGTAAAGAGGATTAACCAAACAGACTGGGAAATTTTCATTCAAAAGCGGGAAGGCATCTATACAATATAA
- a CDS encoding ABC transporter ATP-binding protein, with protein sequence MIRTENLYKSYRLHSHYEVRALYDITVNISKNSFVVFNGPSGSGKTTLLNIIGTLDRPTAGKVFMYGEEITSFSDIALARLRREKIGFIFQDFHLIPRLTSWENVAYPLIPLGIGFKGRFERAKFLLEKMELGDRLDHTPEELSGGQQQRVAIARALINNPEIIIADEPTSNIDDETSAHILNFLSELKARGVTILIATHDTSFEKIADVTIKMKNGRIGY encoded by the coding sequence ATGATAAGAACAGAGAATCTGTATAAATCTTATAGACTGCATTCACATTATGAGGTACGCGCTTTATATGATATTACCGTAAACATTTCAAAAAACAGCTTTGTGGTATTCAACGGTCCATCTGGCTCAGGAAAGACTACCCTGCTGAATATTATTGGTACTCTGGACAGACCTACTGCGGGTAAGGTGTTCATGTATGGAGAGGAAATCACCTCGTTTTCCGATATTGCCCTTGCACGGCTGCGGCGTGAAAAGATCGGCTTTATCTTTCAGGATTTTCATCTGATCCCAAGGCTTACCAGTTGGGAGAATGTCGCTTATCCGCTTATCCCATTAGGGATCGGTTTCAAAGGACGTTTTGAAAGGGCAAAATTCCTTTTAGAAAAGATGGAACTTGGCGACCGGTTAGACCATACCCCTGAGGAACTCAGCGGAGGGCAGCAGCAGCGGGTGGCTATCGCACGGGCGCTGATAAATAATCCTGAAATTATTATTGCGGACGAACCCACATCAAATATCGACGACGAAACCAGCGCGCATATACTAAATTTTCTGAGCGAACTAAAAGCACGAGGAGTAACCATCCTCATTGCTACCCACGATACTTCTTTTGAAAAGATTGCCGACGTAACCATCAAAATGAAAAACGGCAGAATTGGGTATTAG
- the murI gene encoding glutamate racemase → MENPGTQLPIGIFDSGIGGISVLAEIIRILPCEEFVYFADTLHSPYGTKPEDVVRSLSIKAAEFLSLVGIKSLVVACNTATSVAINEIRKMYPFPVIGMEPALKPAVELGLAGKILVMATPVTLKSNKFKGLACHYKHRVEIVPFPCAGLVEIIERDHSHGSEIKEYLFHIFSPVNKESISAIVLGCTHYVLIKKEIVNTVGCKIAIIDGNCGTARHLRKALQSECLLSDEAAKETHKIPLRAKVRFYISGNEREVMITKCKRLLQNEGIICE, encoded by the coding sequence ATGGAAAACCCAGGAACCCAATTGCCAATCGGAATCTTCGATTCCGGCATTGGAGGGATCTCTGTCCTTGCCGAGATAATCAGGATACTTCCTTGCGAGGAGTTTGTTTATTTTGCAGATACGCTCCATTCCCCTTACGGGACCAAGCCGGAAGATGTTGTTCGTTCTTTATCCATAAAGGCAGCTGAATTCCTATCCCTTGTAGGCATAAAGTCCCTGGTCGTCGCATGTAATACAGCTACAAGCGTTGCGATTAATGAGATTCGGAAGATGTATCCCTTCCCCGTAATCGGTATGGAACCTGCACTAAAACCAGCTGTGGAACTGGGACTTGCGGGAAAAATTCTCGTTATGGCTACCCCCGTTACGTTAAAAAGTAATAAATTTAAAGGGTTGGCGTGTCATTACAAACATCGTGTCGAGATCGTTCCGTTCCCGTGCGCAGGACTTGTGGAGATCATTGAACGTGATCATTCCCATGGAAGCGAGATTAAAGAATATCTTTTTCACATATTTTCTCCGGTAAACAAAGAAAGTATTTCAGCCATCGTCCTGGGTTGCACTCACTATGTCTTAATAAAAAAAGAAATTGTGAATACGGTAGGATGCAAAATTGCTATTATAGATGGGAATTGTGGGACAGCCAGACATTTACGGAAAGCTCTTCAAAGCGAATGTCTGCTGAGTGACGAGGCAGCAAAAGAAACCCATAAGATTCCTTTAAGAGCGAAGGTAAGGTTTTATATCTCCGGAAACGAAAGGGAGGTGATGATAACGAAGTGCAAACGGTTATTACAAAATGAGGGGATTATCTGCGAGTAG
- a CDS encoding NAD+ synthase, protein MKIALAQINQTVGDFQKNAEKICSYIERARSKSADLIVFPELAVTGYPPKDFLDIPAFIDENLKTLDTIASRVYGISAIVGFVDRNKRRHGKFVHNAAAFIQDHKIVSVHHKSLLPTYDVFDECRYFEPAHTISPVKFMDSILGISICEDIWNDEEFWPRPLYEIDPIENLISYGANVMINISSSPFTVEKHDKIRLRMLIHDAVKYKIPFIYVNQVGGNDDLVFDGNSVVINAQGKLIAQAATFEEDLMVVDIENEAVQVQPKTYSPIQTVHMALITGLQDYVIKCGFKKVVIGLSGGIDSAVTAALAVEALDNKNVIGVLMPSQFSSQSSIDDAAKLSQNLGIAYKVIPIKDVFETYQKTLQTEFKGLSFGITEENLQARIRGNILMALSNKYGYLVLTTGNKSELAVGYCTLYGDMSGGFALISDVPKTMVYELARYINREKEIIPLDSITKPPSAELKPDQFDQDSLPPYDVLDGILKAYVEDARGIDEIIRMGFDEKVVREIIRKVNRNEYKRRQAAPGIKVTSKAFGSGRRMPIAHNFMC, encoded by the coding sequence ATGAAAATTGCGCTGGCACAGATTAATCAAACCGTAGGCGACTTTCAGAAAAATGCCGAAAAGATATGCTCGTACATTGAACGTGCCAGGAGCAAAAGTGCCGATCTTATCGTTTTTCCGGAATTAGCTGTTACGGGCTACCCTCCAAAGGATTTTCTGGACATTCCCGCGTTTATCGATGAGAACCTGAAAACTCTCGACACAATAGCCAGCCGCGTATATGGTATTTCTGCCATTGTAGGCTTCGTCGACAGAAACAAACGACGGCATGGTAAGTTTGTCCATAATGCGGCGGCATTTATTCAAGACCACAAAATTGTTTCTGTCCATCACAAGTCACTCCTGCCGACATATGATGTCTTTGATGAATGCCGTTACTTTGAGCCGGCACATACGATTTCTCCGGTAAAATTTATGGACTCCATATTGGGTATATCTATCTGTGAAGATATATGGAATGACGAAGAGTTTTGGCCACGCCCCTTATATGAGATAGACCCCATCGAGAACCTGATCTCTTACGGGGCGAATGTCATGATAAATATTTCTTCATCGCCCTTTACCGTGGAGAAGCATGACAAGATACGATTGCGCATGCTCATTCATGATGCTGTGAAATATAAAATCCCTTTTATCTATGTAAATCAGGTGGGAGGAAATGATGATCTCGTCTTCGATGGAAACAGTGTCGTAATAAATGCCCAGGGCAAACTTATTGCCCAAGCTGCTACCTTTGAAGAGGACTTGATGGTGGTCGATATTGAAAACGAGGCGGTACAAGTGCAACCTAAGACCTATTCCCCTATCCAAACCGTTCATATGGCCTTAATTACCGGACTCCAGGATTATGTCATAAAGTGCGGCTTTAAGAAAGTGGTCATTGGCCTCAGCGGGGGGATCGATTCTGCCGTAACCGCCGCGCTGGCCGTAGAAGCCCTGGACAATAAAAATGTCATCGGGGTGCTCATGCCATCCCAGTTTTCTTCGCAAAGCAGTATCGATGATGCCGCGAAGCTTTCTCAGAATCTGGGTATTGCTTACAAGGTCATACCCATTAAAGACGTATTTGAAACATATCAGAAAACCCTGCAGACAGAATTCAAAGGACTCTCCTTTGGTATTACCGAAGAAAATCTTCAGGCACGCATCCGAGGCAATATTCTGATGGCACTCTCTAACAAGTATGGATACCTTGTTCTGACAACGGGAAATAAGTCGGAACTGGCCGTAGGCTATTGTACATTGTATGGAGACATGAGTGGCGGATTTGCCCTGATCTCCGATGTCCCCAAAACGATGGTTTATGAACTGGCCAGGTATATAAATCGGGAAAAAGAAATTATTCCGCTGGATTCTATCACCAAGCCTCCTTCAGCCGAATTGAAACCGGATCAATTCGATCAGGACAGTTTACCCCCTTACGATGTACTGGATGGTATCCTGAAGGCATATGTGGAAGATGCCAGGGGAATTGACGAAATTATTCGGATGGGGTTTGATGAAAAGGTTGTGCGTGAGATTATCAGAAAGGTAAACAGGAATGAATACAAGAGGCGACAGGCAGCCCCTGGTATCAAAGTAACTTCCAAGGCATTTGGATCAGGCAGACGAATGCCCATTGCCCATAATTTTATGTGCTAA
- a CDS encoding DUF2292 domain-containing protein, producing the protein MDENLTDNKKTDEAIITQILRALKSIQYGYVQITVQDSKVVQIEKTEKFRLDGLKSLKPKGGEND; encoded by the coding sequence ATGGATGAAAACTTAACTGATAACAAGAAAACCGATGAGGCAATCATAACTCAGATTCTCAGAGCGCTAAAGAGCATTCAATACGGTTATGTCCAAATTACTGTTCAAGATTCCAAGGTAGTTCAAATTGAGAAGACGGAGAAGTTTCGATTAGATGGTCTAAAGTCGTTAAAACCGAAAGGGGGTGAAAACGATTAG
- the pstC gene encoding phosphate ABC transporter permease subunit PstC, giving the protein MNTRKFKDIVAQKVMFLLCIFVLSLTFLIIFGLYQRSRPILAIKSVKDLLFSATWHPAQGNFGLSSFIVGTLWVISIAMIIAVPLSILTAIYLSEYSHKRVREIVKPMIDLLAGISPVIYGVWGVVAIVPFVRDYLMPFMSEKMPFFPFASDNYTGFTALSGGIILAVMVCPIIISIVSEVIRTVPFEIREASLALGATKWQTVKHVILKKAWPGIIAAIILGLSRAFGETIAVLMVAGCALNTFPKSIFDPAYPLPALIANTYGEMMSIPLYDAAVLLAAFILLVVSILFNLVGWGILLRIERRESI; this is encoded by the coding sequence ATGAATACGAGGAAATTCAAAGATATTGTTGCTCAAAAAGTGATGTTTCTTCTGTGTATATTTGTCTTGAGTTTAACTTTTCTCATAATCTTTGGTTTATATCAAAGGTCCAGGCCAATTCTGGCAATAAAGAGTGTGAAGGATTTGCTCTTTTCTGCCACCTGGCATCCTGCTCAGGGTAATTTTGGTCTGTCGAGTTTCATTGTTGGCACACTCTGGGTTATTTCAATTGCAATGATTATTGCCGTACCTTTAAGCATACTAACAGCAATATATCTTTCAGAATATTCTCACAAACGGGTGCGTGAAATTGTGAAACCAATGATTGATTTACTTGCAGGAATTTCTCCCGTTATCTACGGTGTCTGGGGAGTAGTTGCAATCGTGCCTTTTGTACGTGACTATCTCATGCCTTTCATGAGTGAGAAGATGCCCTTTTTCCCGTTTGCCTCTGATAATTATACCGGTTTTACTGCCCTTAGCGGTGGTATCATTTTAGCAGTAATGGTCTGCCCTATAATTATATCCATAGTCAGTGAGGTAATCAGAACGGTTCCTTTTGAGATACGGGAGGCATCATTGGCTCTGGGTGCAACGAAGTGGCAGACCGTAAAACATGTGATCTTAAAAAAGGCCTGGCCAGGCATTATCGCAGCAATAATTCTGGGATTGTCTCGTGCATTTGGTGAAACCATAGCGGTACTCATGGTTGCAGGGTGTGCCCTTAATACATTTCCGAAATCCATCTTTGATCCGGCATATCCTTTACCTGCGCTCATTGCTAATACCTACGGCGAGATGATGTCGATACCGTTATATGATGCAGCCGTGCTTTTAGCGGCATTTATCTTGTTGGTTGTATCCATCCTATTCAATCTCGTTGGATGGGGAATCCTGCTTCGCATTGAAAGGAGGGAATCTATTTAG
- the pstA gene encoding phosphate ABC transporter permease PstA, whose protein sequence is MNKRKIEENIFRCFMVLSTIVVVGSLALILVTIFLKGFPALNLDMLIKTPKGGYYIGKEGGILNAILGSIVLGTGATFLALVISLPLVFYLNLCVRRKSRFAFLVRFFLDVLWGIPSIVYGAFGFTLMIFFGLRASLLAGMITVALVIIPIMSRSMDEVLKMIPLELKEASFALGSTRLETAAKVIFRQALPGIITAILIAFGRGIGDAAAVLFTASFTDSLPYSFFKPVATLPLAIFFQLGTPFPEVQERGYASALVLTGIIFLISILSRILSKKFSKRIVK, encoded by the coding sequence ATGAATAAAAGAAAGATAGAAGAGAATATATTCCGCTGTTTCATGGTACTTTCTACCATTGTGGTCGTAGGAAGTTTAGCCCTTATTTTGGTGACGATATTCTTAAAAGGGTTTCCGGCATTAAATCTGGATATGCTCATAAAGACACCCAAAGGCGGGTATTACATAGGGAAAGAAGGCGGGATACTCAATGCTATCCTGGGGTCAATTGTTTTGGGAACAGGGGCGACATTTTTGGCCCTCGTTATCAGTCTTCCCCTGGTGTTTTACTTAAATTTATGTGTAAGAAGAAAGTCAAGGTTTGCCTTTCTTGTGCGTTTCTTTCTCGACGTTCTCTGGGGAATCCCTTCCATTGTTTATGGGGCATTTGGTTTCACCCTGATGATATTCTTTGGCTTAAGAGCGTCACTTTTAGCCGGCATGATTACCGTGGCCTTAGTAATCATTCCCATTATGTCTAGGAGCATGGATGAGGTCTTAAAGATGATTCCCTTAGAATTAAAAGAGGCATCTTTTGCATTAGGCTCAACGAGGTTGGAAACCGCAGCAAAAGTAATATTCAGACAAGCATTGCCTGGGATTATTACAGCAATTTTGATTGCCTTCGGCAGGGGTATCGGTGATGCTGCAGCAGTATTATTTACGGCTAGTTTCACAGACTCTTTGCCTTATTCGTTCTTTAAACCCGTAGCAACACTACCACTGGCAATATTTTTCCAACTAGGCACACCGTTCCCTGAGGTACAAGAACGCGGTTATGCCTCGGCGTTGGTATTAACCGGGATAATTTTCCTGATAAGTATATTGTCGAGGATCTTGTCAAAGAAATTTAGCAAACGCATTGTCAAATAG
- a CDS encoding rubrerythrin family protein — protein sequence MSTMDNLKNAFAGESQANRKYLAFAKKADEEGFQQVAKLFRAAAEAETVHAHNHLRVMGGIKSTKENIQEAIGGETHEFTKMYPQMIEEAGKEGNKQALQSFEIASKVEKIHAGLYQKALQDLGKNETMDYYVCQVCGNTVEKTVPDKCPICGASKSMFTKIS from the coding sequence ATGTCGACAATGGATAATTTGAAGAATGCCTTTGCGGGTGAATCGCAGGCCAACAGAAAATATCTCGCCTTCGCTAAAAAGGCGGACGAAGAGGGTTTTCAGCAGGTAGCGAAGCTTTTCCGTGCTGCAGCCGAGGCCGAAACTGTGCACGCCCATAACCATTTGAGGGTAATGGGAGGTATTAAGAGTACAAAAGAAAATATCCAGGAGGCCATTGGTGGAGAAACGCACGAGTTTACCAAGATGTACCCGCAAATGATTGAGGAGGCCGGGAAAGAGGGAAACAAACAGGCCCTGCAGAGCTTTGAGATTGCCAGTAAAGTAGAGAAGATCCATGCCGGTCTTTATCAAAAGGCATTACAAGATTTGGGAAAGAATGAGACTATGGATTACTATGTTTGCCAGGTCTGTGGAAATACGGTTGAAAAGACCGTACCGGATAAATGCCCTATCTGCGGCGCATCCAAGTCCATGTTTACAAAGATTAGCTAG
- a CDS encoding DUF3786 domain-containing protein, translating into MIEIYKKLPKTNCGKCGVPTCMAFALKVKNAQLKIWDCPYIAKENVESVPQKATVTMDDNYERVSNELEVAAKHTDFKESAHAIGGNFEAKNGQETIRLTMMNKLYEMCKEGLFENGAYCHDSWSKIIIYDYIRRKGNKPLTGDWVTLGYFPNTASHVKAFQRSAEEKIATTFNKNMNGLKERCKELGGLESQGKMKADYICRFNLLPRIPLYLCFWEADEEFPASCKLFLDSSAEAYIDIEYLAYLVERFVEVFVKL; encoded by the coding sequence ATGATTGAGATATATAAAAAACTACCCAAGACAAATTGCGGTAAATGTGGTGTACCTACCTGCATGGCCTTTGCACTTAAGGTAAAAAATGCACAACTCAAGATATGGGATTGTCCTTATATTGCCAAAGAAAATGTGGAATCCGTTCCCCAGAAAGCCACAGTCACCATGGATGATAACTACGAACGTGTAAGTAATGAATTAGAAGTTGCGGCCAAACATACTGACTTCAAAGAGTCGGCTCATGCCATCGGCGGCAATTTTGAAGCTAAAAATGGCCAGGAAACGATACGGCTTACCATGATGAACAAACTTTACGAGATGTGCAAAGAGGGTTTATTTGAAAATGGTGCGTATTGTCACGATTCGTGGTCAAAAATCATAATCTATGATTATATACGCAGGAAGGGAAATAAGCCTTTAACAGGTGATTGGGTCACGCTGGGATATTTCCCTAATACTGCCTCGCATGTAAAGGCATTTCAACGCAGTGCTGAAGAGAAGATCGCGACAACCTTCAACAAGAATATGAATGGCCTGAAGGAACGGTGTAAAGAACTAGGAGGGCTGGAAAGCCAGGGCAAAATGAAGGCCGATTATATCTGTCGTTTTAACCTCTTGCCACGCATACCCTTATATTTATGCTTTTGGGAGGCCGATGAAGAGTTTCCGGCGAGTTGCAAGCTCTTTCTGGACAGTAGCGCTGAGGCTTACATTGACATTGAATACCTTGCCTATCTTGTGGAAAGATTTGTTGAAGTATTTGTCAAGTTATAA